A part of Bacillus thuringiensis genomic DNA contains:
- the bfmBAA gene encoding 3-methyl-2-oxobutanoate dehydrogenase subunit alpha encodes MAEVKEKRHEELGLSDEQVLEMFRTMLLARKIDERMWLLNRAGKIPFVISCQGQEAAQVGAAFALDREKDYALPYYRDMGVVLAFGMTAKELMLSAFAKAGDPNSGGRQMPGHFGQKKNRIVTGSSPVTTQVPHAVGIALAGKMEKKDLVTFVTFGEGSSNQGDFHEGANFAGVHKLPVIFMCENNKYAISIPVEKQLACKNVSDRAIGYGMPGYTIDGNDPLAVYKAVKEAADRGRRGEGPTLIETVSYRLTAHSSDDDDRVYRDKEEVEEAKKKDSIITFAAYLKEAGVLTEEFEKQMLDEIMHIVNEATEYAENAPYAAPEDALKHVYAE; translated from the coding sequence ATGGCAGAAGTAAAAGAAAAGCGCCATGAAGAGCTTGGCTTAAGTGATGAGCAAGTATTAGAAATGTTCCGTACGATGTTACTTGCACGTAAAATCGACGAACGTATGTGGTTATTAAACCGTGCTGGTAAAATCCCATTCGTAATTTCTTGTCAAGGACAAGAGGCGGCACAAGTTGGAGCAGCATTCGCTCTTGATAGAGAGAAAGATTATGCATTACCATACTACCGTGATATGGGTGTTGTACTAGCGTTCGGTATGACAGCTAAAGAGCTTATGTTGTCTGCTTTCGCGAAAGCTGGGGATCCAAACTCTGGTGGTCGTCAAATGCCTGGTCACTTCGGTCAAAAGAAAAATCGTATTGTGACAGGATCATCTCCAGTAACAACGCAAGTACCACATGCAGTTGGTATTGCATTAGCTGGAAAAATGGAAAAGAAAGATTTAGTAACGTTTGTTACATTTGGAGAAGGTTCTTCAAACCAAGGTGACTTCCATGAAGGGGCAAACTTTGCGGGTGTACACAAACTACCTGTTATTTTCATGTGTGAAAATAATAAATACGCAATCTCTATTCCAGTTGAAAAACAATTAGCATGTAAAAACGTGTCAGACCGTGCAATTGGTTACGGTATGCCTGGATATACAATAGACGGAAACGATCCGCTTGCAGTATATAAAGCTGTAAAAGAAGCAGCAGACCGCGGCCGTCGTGGTGAAGGCCCAACTTTAATTGAAACAGTTTCATATCGTTTAACAGCACATTCTAGTGACGACGATGATCGTGTTTATCGTGATAAAGAAGAAGTAGAAGAAGCAAAGAAAAAAGATTCAATTATAACTTTTGCAGCTTATTTAAAAGAAGCTGGCGTATTAACTGAGGAATTTGAAAAACAAATGTTAGACGAAATTATGCATATCGTAAATGAAGCCACAGAATATGCAGAAAATGCTCCGTATGCAGCACCTGAAGATGCATTGAAGCACGTATACGCAGAATAG
- a CDS encoding amino acid ABC transporter ATP-binding protein, with translation MIKIENLHKSFGKNEVLKGITTTIEKGEVVAIIGPSGSGKSTFLRCMNVLEAPTNGHIWIGTEEVTNPKTNIMHVRENVGMVFQHFHLFPHMTVLENITYAPINVKGVTKQEADKKAEKLLEKVGLLDKKDTYPNRLSGGQKQRVAIARALAMEPEVMLFDEPTSALDPEMVKEVLEVMKSLVTTGMTMVIVTHEMGFAKEVADRVLFLDGGRLVEESAPEEFFVAPKSERAQQFLQKIL, from the coding sequence GTGATTAAAATTGAAAACCTTCATAAATCATTTGGAAAAAACGAAGTATTAAAAGGGATTACAACAACGATTGAAAAAGGGGAAGTAGTAGCAATTATTGGACCGTCTGGATCAGGGAAATCAACATTTTTACGTTGTATGAATGTGCTAGAAGCACCGACAAATGGTCACATTTGGATTGGAACGGAAGAAGTAACGAATCCGAAAACGAATATTATGCACGTTCGTGAAAATGTCGGAATGGTATTTCAGCATTTTCACCTATTTCCTCATATGACAGTATTAGAAAATATTACGTATGCTCCTATCAATGTAAAAGGAGTAACGAAACAAGAAGCTGACAAAAAAGCCGAGAAACTTTTAGAAAAGGTCGGTTTATTAGATAAAAAAGATACGTATCCCAATCGTCTTTCGGGAGGACAAAAGCAACGTGTAGCAATTGCGAGAGCGTTAGCGATGGAACCAGAAGTTATGTTATTTGATGAACCAACATCAGCACTAGATCCAGAGATGGTAAAAGAAGTGTTAGAAGTTATGAAATCATTAGTTACGACAGGAATGACAATGGTGATTGTTACACATGAAATGGGATTTGCAAAAGAAGTAGCAGATCGTGTTCTCTTTTTAGATGGTGGAAGGCTTGTAGAAGAAAGTGCGCCAGAAGAATTTTTTGTAGCACCGAAAAGTGAACGTGCGCAACAATTTTTACAAAAAATATTGTAA
- a CDS encoding BrxA/BrxB family bacilliredoxin, whose protein sequence is MNDVVRQAREEIVSAGYTELTTPEAVEEAFKRNGTTLVMVNSVCGCAGGIARPAAAHSVHYDKRPNHLVTVFAGQDKEATATAREYFEGYPPSSPSFALLKDGKIVTMVERHEIEGHEPMQVIAKLQSYFEENCEEL, encoded by the coding sequence ATGAATGATGTTGTCCGCCAAGCGCGTGAAGAGATTGTCTCTGCTGGATATACAGAATTGACGACGCCGGAAGCAGTAGAAGAAGCGTTTAAAAGAAATGGAACAACACTTGTAATGGTAAACTCTGTATGTGGTTGTGCAGGCGGTATTGCTCGTCCTGCTGCTGCGCATTCCGTACATTATGATAAACGTCCTAACCATCTTGTAACGGTGTTTGCAGGTCAAGATAAAGAAGCAACAGCAACAGCTCGTGAATATTTCGAAGGATATCCACCTTCTTCTCCATCATTCGCTTTATTAAAAGATGGAAAAATTGTAACGATGGTAGAACGTCATGAAATTGAAGGTCATGAACCAATGCAAGTTATTGCAAAACTACAATCTTATTTCGAAGAGAATTGTGAAGAACTATAA
- a CDS encoding YjdF family protein: protein MELTVYHDGQFFVGIITCKEKGKLYGARYIFGTEPSDEEVLIFVNGPLLAYFQHFARCGVEVKEKQRPKSIKRIIRQAAKEVTVKRFTKAQEAISLSYELHKQEKRVQSKEKQEAEKQRRRLIKAQKAKQKHRGH, encoded by the coding sequence ATGGAGTTGACAGTATATCATGATGGTCAATTTTTTGTAGGAATTATTACATGTAAAGAAAAAGGTAAATTGTATGGTGCGAGGTATATTTTTGGAACGGAACCGTCAGACGAAGAAGTGCTTATATTTGTAAATGGTCCACTGTTAGCATATTTTCAGCACTTTGCAAGATGTGGTGTGGAAGTGAAAGAAAAACAGCGTCCAAAAAGTATAAAGCGTATCATACGACAAGCGGCAAAAGAAGTAACTGTAAAACGGTTTACAAAGGCGCAGGAGGCAATTAGTTTATCTTACGAGTTGCATAAACAAGAAAAGCGAGTGCAATCTAAAGAGAAACAAGAAGCTGAAAAGCAAAGAAGACGTTTAATAAAGGCACAAAAGGCAAAGCAAAAACATCGAGGTCATTAA
- the lpdA gene encoding dihydrolipoyl dehydrogenase: MAREYDLVIVGGGTGGYVAAIRASQLGLKTALVEKENLGGTCLHKGCIPSKALLRSAEVYATAKKSEEFGVIASNVELNFAKVQERKEKIVTQLHKGVQHLMKQGKIDVFEGIGRILGPSIFSPMPGTISVELASGEENEMLIPKNVLVATGSRPNSLPGLELDGEYVMSSDHALKMETLPSSIIIVGGGVIGIEWASMLADFGVEVTVLEYAKTILPLEDQDVSKEMQRLFKKKGIKVVTGAKVLPETLVKDNGVTIQAEHNGENKEFKAEKMLVSVGRQANTQNIGLENTDIVVEKGYIQTNEFYQTKESHIYAIGDVIGGLQLAHVASHEGIVAVEHIAGKEVTPIDYSMVSKCVYSSPEVASVGLTEQEAKEKGYKLKVGKFSFRAIGKALVYGESDGFVKLVVDEETNDILGVHMIGPHVTDMISEAGLARVLDATPWEVAHTIHPHPSLSEAIGEAALAVDGKALHA, from the coding sequence ATGGCAAGAGAATATGATTTAGTCATCGTTGGCGGCGGTACTGGTGGATATGTTGCTGCTATTCGCGCATCACAACTAGGTTTAAAAACTGCACTTGTTGAAAAAGAAAATCTTGGTGGTACTTGTTTACACAAAGGATGTATTCCTAGTAAAGCCCTTTTACGTAGTGCGGAAGTATACGCAACTGCTAAAAAAAGCGAAGAGTTCGGGGTTATTGCAAGTAATGTAGAACTAAACTTTGCGAAAGTGCAAGAGCGTAAAGAGAAGATTGTAACGCAACTTCATAAAGGCGTTCAACACTTAATGAAACAAGGTAAAATTGATGTGTTTGAAGGTATTGGCCGTATTCTTGGCCCATCTATTTTCTCTCCAATGCCAGGGACAATTTCAGTTGAACTTGCAAGTGGAGAAGAGAATGAAATGTTAATTCCAAAAAATGTACTTGTTGCAACAGGTTCTCGTCCGAATTCATTACCAGGTTTAGAATTAGACGGAGAGTATGTAATGTCTTCCGATCATGCTCTAAAAATGGAAACGCTTCCTAGCTCGATAATTATCGTTGGTGGCGGTGTAATCGGTATTGAGTGGGCATCTATGCTTGCTGACTTCGGTGTAGAAGTTACAGTGTTAGAGTATGCGAAAACGATACTACCACTAGAAGATCAGGACGTTTCAAAAGAAATGCAACGTCTATTCAAGAAAAAAGGTATTAAAGTGGTAACTGGTGCAAAAGTATTACCAGAAACATTGGTAAAAGATAATGGAGTAACAATTCAAGCTGAACATAACGGTGAGAATAAAGAATTTAAAGCAGAAAAAATGCTTGTATCTGTAGGAAGACAAGCCAATACGCAAAATATTGGTTTAGAGAATACGGATATCGTTGTGGAAAAAGGATACATTCAAACAAATGAGTTTTATCAAACGAAAGAATCTCATATTTACGCAATCGGAGATGTAATCGGTGGCTTACAACTTGCTCATGTTGCTTCTCATGAAGGAATTGTTGCAGTAGAACATATTGCTGGTAAAGAAGTTACACCAATTGATTACTCTATGGTATCAAAATGCGTATATAGTAGTCCGGAAGTTGCTTCTGTTGGTTTAACAGAACAAGAAGCGAAAGAAAAAGGCTATAAGTTAAAAGTAGGTAAGTTCTCATTCCGTGCAATCGGAAAAGCACTTGTATACGGCGAATCAGATGGTTTCGTAAAACTTGTAGTTGATGAAGAAACAAATGACATTCTTGGTGTTCATATGATTGGACCACATGTAACAGATATGATTTCTGAAGCTGGTCTTGCAAGAGTACTTGATGCAACACCGTGGGAAGTAGCACATACAATTCATCCGCATCCATCATTATCTGAGGCGATTGGTGAAGCAGCATTAGCTGTAGATGGAAAAGCGTTACACGCATAA
- a CDS encoding dihydrolipoamide acetyltransferase family protein, which translates to MAVENITMPQLGESVTEGTISKWLVNVGDHVNKYDPLAEVMTDKVNAEVPSSFTGIVKELIAGEGDTLAVGEVVCVIQVEGADEVAATAVEEKTKEEPKAEVATPEKAPKAKQPTDGKPRFSPAVLKIAGEHNVDLDLVEGTGANGRITRKDILKLVESGNIPQVGAKKEEAVAAVVEARPEATKAAPVAQKVEAAKPVSVPTMPGDIEIPVTGVRKAIAANMLRSKHEAPHAWMMIEVDVTNLVSYRNSIKGDFKKREGFNLTFFAFFVKAVAQALKEYPQINSMWAGDKIVQKKDINLSIAVATEDELFVPVIKHADEKTIKGIAREITELAGKVRTKSLKADEMQGGTFTINNTGSFGSVQSMGIINYPQAAILQVESIVKRPVIMDNGMFGARDMVNLCLSLDHRVLDGLICGKFLGRVKEILENTSENNTSVY; encoded by the coding sequence ATGGCTGTAGAAAATATTACAATGCCTCAGCTCGGGGAGAGCGTTACAGAGGGCACAATTAGTAAATGGCTTGTTAATGTTGGCGATCACGTAAATAAGTATGATCCGCTTGCAGAAGTAATGACTGATAAAGTAAATGCTGAAGTACCATCTTCTTTCACTGGTATTGTGAAAGAATTAATCGCTGGTGAAGGTGATACGTTAGCTGTAGGTGAAGTCGTTTGTGTGATTCAAGTAGAAGGCGCAGATGAAGTAGCAGCAACAGCTGTTGAAGAAAAAACAAAAGAAGAACCAAAGGCAGAAGTAGCTACGCCTGAAAAAGCACCGAAAGCAAAACAACCAACTGATGGAAAACCACGTTTTTCACCAGCTGTTTTAAAAATTGCGGGTGAGCATAACGTTGATTTAGATCTAGTAGAAGGTACGGGAGCAAATGGCCGTATCACTCGTAAAGATATTTTAAAGCTAGTGGAATCTGGAAATATTCCGCAAGTAGGTGCGAAGAAAGAGGAAGCGGTAGCAGCAGTAGTAGAAGCGCGTCCAGAAGCAACAAAAGCAGCGCCAGTAGCACAAAAAGTAGAAGCTGCGAAACCAGTTTCTGTACCAACAATGCCTGGCGATATCGAAATTCCAGTAACAGGTGTGCGTAAAGCAATTGCTGCGAACATGTTACGTAGTAAACACGAAGCGCCACATGCTTGGATGATGATTGAAGTAGATGTGACAAACCTTGTGTCATACCGTAATTCAATTAAAGGTGATTTCAAAAAGCGCGAAGGCTTTAATTTAACGTTCTTTGCTTTCTTCGTAAAAGCAGTAGCACAAGCGTTAAAAGAGTATCCTCAAATCAATTCAATGTGGGCTGGCGATAAGATCGTTCAGAAGAAAGATATTAACCTTTCTATTGCTGTTGCAACAGAGGATGAACTATTTGTACCAGTAATTAAACACGCGGACGAGAAGACGATTAAAGGTATCGCTCGTGAAATTACAGAGCTTGCAGGAAAAGTACGTACGAAATCGTTAAAAGCGGATGAAATGCAAGGCGGAACATTTACAATTAATAACACAGGATCATTCGGTTCTGTTCAATCTATGGGTATTATTAATTACCCACAAGCGGCTATTTTACAAGTTGAATCAATTGTAAAACGCCCAGTAATTATGGATAACGGTATGTTCGGTGCTCGCGACATGGTTAACTTATGTTTATCACTTGACCACCGTGTACTAGATGGCCTAATTTGTGGTAAGTTCTTAGGACGTGTAAAAGAAATTCTGGAAAATACGTCAGAAAATAATACATCTGTATATTAA
- the bfmBAB gene encoding 3-methyl-2-oxobutanoate dehydrogenase subunit beta — protein MAVMSYIDAITLAMREEMERDEKVFVLGEDVGKKGGVFKATNGLYDQFGEDRALDAPLAESAIAGVAIGAAMYGMRPIAEMQFADFIMPAVNQIVSEAAKIRYRSNNDWTCPVTIRAPFGGGVHGALYHSQSVEAMFANQPGLKIVIPSTPYDAKGLLKAAIRDEDPVLFFEHKRAYRLIKGEVPEDDYVLPIGKADVKREGDDITVITYGLCVHFALQAAEKLAQDGISAHVLDLRTVYPLDKEAIIEAASKTGKVLLVTEDNKEGSIMSEVAAIIAENCLFDLDAPIARLAGPDVPAMPYAPTMEKFFMVNPDKVEKAMRELAEF, from the coding sequence ATGGCTGTAATGTCTTATATTGATGCTATTACATTAGCAATGCGCGAAGAAATGGAACGCGATGAGAAAGTATTCGTTTTAGGAGAAGATGTTGGTAAAAAAGGTGGCGTATTTAAAGCGACAAACGGATTATATGATCAATTTGGTGAAGATCGTGCGCTTGATGCACCGCTTGCAGAATCTGCAATTGCTGGGGTAGCAATTGGTGCGGCAATGTATGGTATGCGTCCAATCGCTGAAATGCAGTTTGCTGATTTCATCATGCCAGCAGTAAACCAAATTGTTTCTGAGGCAGCAAAAATTCGTTATCGTTCTAATAACGATTGGACTTGTCCAGTTACAATTCGTGCGCCATTTGGCGGGGGTGTTCACGGTGCATTGTATCATTCACAATCTGTGGAAGCGATGTTTGCGAACCAACCAGGTTTAAAAATTGTTATTCCTTCTACACCGTATGATGCAAAAGGCTTATTAAAAGCAGCAATTCGTGATGAAGATCCAGTATTATTCTTCGAACATAAACGTGCATATCGCTTAATTAAAGGTGAAGTGCCAGAGGATGATTACGTATTACCGATCGGAAAAGCAGATGTAAAACGTGAAGGTGATGATATTACTGTTATCACATACGGATTATGTGTTCATTTTGCTCTTCAAGCAGCTGAAAAGTTAGCACAAGATGGCATCTCTGCACATGTTCTTGATTTACGTACTGTATATCCATTAGATAAAGAAGCAATCATTGAAGCAGCTTCTAAAACAGGTAAAGTTCTTCTTGTAACAGAAGACAATAAAGAAGGAAGTATTATGAGTGAAGTGGCAGCAATTATTGCTGAAAACTGTCTGTTTGATTTAGATGCGCCAATCGCACGTCTTGCAGGTCCAGACGTTCCAGCAATGCCATATGCACCAACAATGGAAAAATTCTTTATGGTAAATCCAGATAAAGTTGAAAAAGCAATGCGTGAACTTGCGGAATTTTAA
- a CDS encoding transporter substrate-binding domain-containing protein, with protein MKKLLSISFALILIVSMFSACSNGEEKATGKNKKILVMGTSADYKPYEYVEASKSDEIIGFDVDVAKYIGKELGYEVKVKDMDFGGLLASLSSGKVDFVMAGMTPTAERKNNVDFTDIYFVAKNMVVSKKDSNIKSVEDLKGKKVGVQTGSIQEEKAAEFKKQVDFKVEGRDRIPEIVQEIKAGRFDAAIIEDTVAKNYLEKMKELQGIEIKEAPEEVGAAIALPKNSDKTAEFNKVIKKMQENGEMDKLVKKWFGSEK; from the coding sequence ATGAAGAAGTTATTATCAATATCGTTTGCACTTATTTTAATTGTAAGCATGTTCAGCGCTTGTAGTAATGGGGAAGAAAAGGCTACTGGAAAAAATAAGAAAATACTGGTTATGGGGACTTCAGCGGATTATAAACCATATGAATACGTAGAAGCTTCAAAAAGTGATGAAATTATCGGCTTTGATGTTGATGTTGCTAAATATATCGGAAAAGAACTTGGTTATGAAGTGAAAGTGAAAGATATGGATTTTGGTGGTTTATTAGCATCTCTTAGCTCAGGAAAAGTTGATTTCGTAATGGCAGGTATGACGCCAACGGCAGAGCGTAAAAATAATGTTGATTTTACAGATATTTATTTTGTTGCAAAAAACATGGTCGTTTCTAAAAAGGATTCTAACATTAAATCTGTAGAGGATTTAAAAGGGAAAAAAGTAGGGGTACAAACAGGATCTATTCAAGAAGAGAAAGCAGCTGAATTTAAAAAACAAGTAGATTTCAAAGTTGAGGGACGTGACCGTATACCAGAAATCGTACAAGAAATTAAAGCGGGTCGTTTTGACGCTGCAATTATAGAAGATACAGTTGCTAAAAATTATTTAGAAAAAATGAAAGAATTACAAGGAATTGAAATTAAAGAAGCACCAGAAGAAGTAGGAGCAGCAATTGCCCTTCCGAAAAACAGTGATAAAACAGCAGAATTTAATAAAGTAATTAAAAAAATGCAAGAAAATGGAGAAATGGATAAATTAGTGAAGAAATGGTTTGGCAGCGAAAAATAA
- a CDS encoding NUDIX hydrolase, whose protein sequence is MGYVEELRKVVGHRPLILVGAVVLVINEHGYVLLQQRTEPYGKWGLPGGLMELGESPEETACREVYEETGIEVKNLRLINVFSGANYFTKLANGDEFQSVTTAYYTEEYEGEFVMNKEEAVQLTFFPLTELPDYIVGSHKKMIVEYMKIMEK, encoded by the coding sequence ATGGGATATGTAGAGGAGTTACGAAAAGTAGTTGGTCATCGCCCTTTAATTTTAGTTGGTGCTGTTGTACTCGTTATAAATGAACATGGATATGTATTATTACAGCAAAGAACAGAGCCTTACGGAAAATGGGGATTGCCTGGCGGGTTAATGGAGCTTGGCGAATCACCAGAAGAAACAGCTTGCCGTGAAGTATATGAAGAGACAGGAATAGAAGTGAAGAACCTACGATTAATTAATGTATTTTCTGGAGCGAACTATTTTACAAAACTAGCAAATGGTGATGAATTTCAATCCGTAACGACAGCCTATTATACAGAAGAATATGAAGGGGAGTTTGTTATGAATAAAGAAGAAGCGGTTCAGCTTACATTCTTCCCACTAACAGAACTACCTGATTATATTGTAGGATCGCATAAAAAAATGATTGTTGAATATATGAAAATTATGGAAAAGTAA
- a CDS encoding DUF421 domain-containing protein, with amino-acid sequence MHMHIFEGARHLSNSEWVIRAIIAYIFLILVAKAMGQRSIAQLRFLDVVLVLLLGGNISNALSDEKVGLLGSMITTFILVVLHIISSVLMLKWDRWRRFLEPAPIILIHNGSIDFSNLKKARITVEYLFSEIRMRNVSDIQTIKLALWEANGVVSIFQYPEYEAVSRLDLKVAGRRSPVSFVLVKDGRIQQDVLALVGKTEEWAREFLEKSAEVESIMLATVDEAHKINILLKK; translated from the coding sequence ATGCATATGCATATTTTTGAAGGGGCACGGCATCTATCTAATAGTGAATGGGTTATTCGGGCTATTATAGCATACATATTTTTAATATTAGTTGCGAAAGCGATGGGGCAAAGGTCCATTGCCCAACTTCGTTTTTTAGATGTTGTATTAGTATTATTGCTTGGTGGGAATATTTCTAATGCATTATCTGATGAAAAAGTAGGATTACTCGGCTCGATGATTACAACGTTCATACTCGTTGTACTTCACATTATAAGCTCAGTCTTAATGTTGAAATGGGATAGATGGAGACGCTTTTTAGAGCCAGCACCTATCATTCTTATACACAATGGTTCCATTGATTTTAGCAATTTGAAAAAAGCGAGAATTACGGTGGAATATTTATTTTCAGAAATTCGTATGCGAAATGTGAGCGATATTCAAACGATTAAATTAGCATTGTGGGAAGCGAATGGTGTTGTTTCTATATTTCAGTATCCAGAATATGAAGCAGTTTCGCGGCTTGATCTGAAAGTGGCGGGAAGAAGATCTCCAGTTTCTTTTGTATTAGTAAAGGATGGGAGGATTCAGCAAGATGTTCTAGCTTTAGTAGGAAAAACAGAAGAATGGGCGAGAGAATTTCTAGAGAAGAGTGCAGAAGTCGAATCCATTATGTTAGCTACAGTAGATGAAGCTCATAAAATAAATATTTTGTTAAAAAAATGA
- a CDS encoding FtsW/RodA/SpoVE family cell cycle protein, with protein MKRSTEFLKSLDVKLILILFALCVTSIAAIYSSQQTGQYGEANFAMKQGLNYIIGVVLLLLVASIDLDQLQKLSWPLYIVGFGSLILLKILPVSTFTPEKLGAKRWFVFPLVGQIQPSEFFKISLLLVVASIAVKHNAQYMARTFQTDLQLVGKIMLVSLPPMAVVYSQPDTGMVFLYAAAIACILFMSGIQKKLIALCTVIPVTILSALIFIYLRYRDFFFNNLVTLLKPHQQSRIVGWLDPFENADQGYQTKQSILAVGSGGMEGKGFGEGNVYIPEKHTDFIFATIAEEGGFIVAALVVFLFLLLLYRTIIIGYSADNLFGTLLCAGSIGILTVQIFQNIGMIVGLMPVKGIALPFLSYGGSSLFSNMIMMGLILSVRKTYKKYMFSVK; from the coding sequence ATGAAAAGAAGTACCGAGTTTCTAAAAAGTTTAGATGTAAAATTAATATTAATTTTGTTTGCATTATGTGTTACGAGTATAGCTGCTATATATAGCAGTCAGCAAACTGGCCAATATGGAGAGGCAAACTTTGCGATGAAACAGGGTTTGAACTACATAATTGGAGTTGTATTGTTACTGCTTGTTGCAAGCATCGATTTAGATCAATTACAAAAATTGTCTTGGCCACTTTATATCGTTGGATTTGGTTCACTTATTCTTTTGAAAATACTACCGGTTTCCACTTTCACACCTGAAAAATTAGGTGCAAAAAGATGGTTTGTGTTTCCGTTAGTTGGACAAATTCAACCATCTGAGTTTTTCAAAATTTCATTGCTTCTCGTAGTAGCAAGTATAGCAGTGAAACATAATGCGCAGTATATGGCGAGGACATTCCAAACTGATTTACAATTAGTAGGTAAAATTATGCTAGTATCGCTACCACCTATGGCTGTTGTATATAGCCAACCAGATACAGGTATGGTGTTCTTATATGCTGCTGCAATTGCATGCATTTTATTTATGTCAGGTATTCAAAAGAAATTGATAGCATTGTGTACAGTTATTCCGGTGACCATATTATCTGCGTTAATATTTATTTACCTAAGGTATAGGGATTTCTTCTTTAATAATTTAGTTACTTTACTAAAACCTCACCAACAGTCGCGTATTGTAGGTTGGTTAGATCCATTTGAAAATGCGGATCAAGGTTATCAAACGAAGCAATCGATCTTAGCTGTAGGTAGTGGAGGTATGGAAGGAAAGGGATTTGGCGAAGGGAATGTCTATATCCCAGAGAAGCATACTGACTTTATTTTTGCTACAATTGCCGAAGAAGGTGGATTTATCGTAGCGGCGTTAGTTGTATTCTTGTTCCTATTACTACTATATCGAACAATTATTATTGGTTATTCTGCTGATAATTTATTCGGTACATTATTATGTGCTGGATCAATCGGAATATTAACGGTTCAAATATTCCAAAACATCGGTATGATCGTTGGATTAATGCCTGTAAAAGGGATTGCATTACCTTTCTTATCATATGGGGGAAGTTCCTTATTCTCCAATATGATTATGATGGGTCTTATATTATCGGTACGGAAAACGTATAAAAAGTATATGTTTTCTGTTAAGTAA
- a CDS encoding amino acid ABC transporter permease, protein MNLDFSAITPSIPYILKGLEVTLKIVAVSALVGFILGTLLALCKIARIRALNIAADFYTSIFRGTPLVLQLMIIYFGVPQIIGYEIPAFVAAVLAFSLNSGAYMSEVIRAGIQAVDKGQTEAAMALGIPYGKMMRNIIFPQALKNILPALVNEFATLTKESAVVTVIGATDLMRRAYIVGGETFKYLEPLLFVGLIYYMLVIILTLVGKAIEGRMKKSD, encoded by the coding sequence ATGAACTTAGATTTTTCGGCGATTACGCCTTCGATACCATATATACTAAAAGGCCTAGAAGTTACTTTGAAAATTGTAGCAGTATCAGCATTAGTTGGTTTTATTTTAGGAACGTTATTAGCGCTTTGCAAAATTGCTAGAATACGAGCATTAAATATAGCGGCAGATTTTTATACATCAATTTTCCGTGGTACACCACTTGTATTGCAATTAATGATTATTTATTTCGGTGTCCCGCAAATAATTGGTTATGAAATACCTGCATTCGTAGCAGCTGTATTAGCATTTAGCTTAAATTCAGGTGCATATATGTCAGAGGTAATTCGTGCCGGCATTCAAGCGGTTGATAAAGGACAAACAGAAGCAGCGATGGCTTTAGGGATTCCTTACGGGAAAATGATGCGAAATATTATTTTCCCTCAAGCATTAAAAAATATATTACCAGCGCTTGTGAACGAGTTTGCGACACTTACGAAAGAATCGGCTGTAGTAACAGTAATAGGAGCGACCGATTTAATGCGCCGTGCTTACATTGTAGGCGGTGAGACGTTTAAATATCTTGAACCATTGCTTTTTGTTGGACTAATTTATTATATGCTAGTCATTATTCTTACATTAGTCGGGAAGGCAATTGAAGGGAGAATGAAGAAAAGTGATTAA